Proteins from a genomic interval of Oceanimonas doudoroffii:
- the metB gene encoding cystathionine gamma-synthase, whose protein sequence is MPTYKTQTHAVRTGLESDTQHGAVVPPIYLSSTYSFADFNQKRQFDYARSGNPTRQTLLDALTHLEGGAGAAVTASGLGAINLIVTSQLQPGDLLVVPHDCYGGSQRLFNSLAAKGLFELAYVDQTDADALAAVMARQPRMLWIETPSNPLLRVVDIQALCAAARAVGALSVVDNTFLSPALQQPLKLGADLVLHSTTKYINGHSDALGGAVVAADPDLAEQLRWWANCLGLTGSAFDNYLTLRGLRTLGVRMRQHCENAEALVAFLQTQPRVKAVYHPSLPGNPGHDIAARQQAGFGAMLSFELDADEAGLKAFLQQLQLFSLAESLGGVESLIAHPATMTHAAMSPEALAEAGISQQLLRVSVGIEDGGDLIHDLENAFKVLSK, encoded by the coding sequence CATGGGGCCGTGGTACCGCCCATCTACCTGAGCAGCACCTATTCCTTTGCCGACTTCAACCAGAAGCGGCAGTTCGATTACGCCCGCTCCGGCAACCCCACCCGCCAGACCCTGCTTGACGCCCTGACCCACCTGGAAGGCGGTGCCGGTGCGGCGGTCACCGCCAGTGGCCTGGGCGCCATCAATCTGATCGTGACCTCACAGCTGCAGCCCGGTGACCTGCTGGTGGTGCCCCACGATTGTTACGGCGGCAGCCAGCGGCTGTTCAACTCCCTGGCCGCCAAGGGCCTGTTTGAACTGGCCTATGTGGATCAGACCGATGCCGACGCCCTGGCCGCGGTCATGGCGCGCCAGCCGCGCATGCTGTGGATTGAAACGCCGTCCAACCCGCTGCTGCGGGTGGTGGACATTCAGGCGCTGTGCGCCGCCGCCCGGGCCGTGGGCGCGCTCAGCGTGGTGGACAACACCTTTCTGTCGCCGGCGCTGCAGCAGCCGCTGAAACTGGGCGCCGACCTGGTGCTGCATTCCACCACCAAATACATCAATGGCCATTCCGACGCCCTGGGTGGCGCCGTGGTGGCGGCGGATCCGGATCTGGCCGAGCAACTGCGCTGGTGGGCCAACTGTCTGGGCCTGACTGGTTCCGCCTTTGACAACTACCTGACCCTGCGCGGCCTGCGCACCCTTGGGGTGCGCATGCGCCAGCACTGTGAAAACGCCGAGGCGCTGGTGGCCTTTCTGCAAACCCAGCCCAGGGTCAAGGCGGTGTATCATCCCAGCCTGCCGGGCAATCCGGGCCACGACATTGCCGCTCGCCAGCAGGCCGGCTTTGGCGCCATGCTCAGCTTTGAGCTGGATGCCGACGAGGCCGGGCTCAAGGCCTTCCTGCAGCAGCTGCAGCTGTTCTCCCTGGCCGAATCCCTGGGCGGGGTGGAAAGCCTGATCGCCCACCCGGCCACCATGACCCACGCCGCCATGAGCCCGGAGGCTCTGGCCGAGGCCGGCATCAGCCAGCAGCTGCTGCGGGTGTCCGTCGGCATTGAGGACGGTGGTGATCTGATCCACGATTTGGAAAACGCATTCAAGGTACTCAGCAAGTAA